One segment of Carya illinoinensis cultivar Pawnee chromosome 1, C.illinoinensisPawnee_v1, whole genome shotgun sequence DNA contains the following:
- the LOC122278491 gene encoding protein FAM133-like isoform X2: protein MGKNQAYKAMQRARLGSSSAAAEEIEDGMVDGSFHSPEWHAARLASLKTSHTITWEEFKKKKKEDEMKKGELEADKDRMMREYRAQLDAERARKLAQGKNNSSSKYNHKKDKDKELKKRSSRKRKHSRRRSSGSSSSNSSSDSSSSDEEERESSRSKSSRSRSKRTKKEKKHKSRTKHSCSDDEEADGPVPLSRFFDSVKS from the exons ATGGGCAAAAATCAGGCTTACAAAGCTATGCAGAGAGCCCGGCTGGGCTCCAGCTCTGCTGCGGCTGAGGAGATTGAAGACGGCATG GTGGATGGTTCATTTCATTCGCCAGAGTGGCATGCTGCTCGTTTGGCCAGTCTTAAAACTTCTCACACTATCACCTGGGAAGagtttaaaaagaagaaaaag GAAGACGAAATGAAAAAGGGGGAACTGGAAGCAGATAAAGATAGAATGATGAGAGAATACAGAGCTCAACTGGATGCTGAAAGGGCACGCAAACTTGCCCAAGGAAAAAACAACTCCAGTAGTAAATATAATCACAAAAAAG ACAAggacaaagaattaaagaaaCGAAGCAGCAGAAAGAGAAAG CATTCAAGGAGGAGATCTTCTGGCTCTAGCTCCTCAAATTCATCCTCCGATTCTTCCAGTAGTGATGAAGAGGAGAGAGAATCAAGTAGATCTAAATCAAGTAGATCTAGGTCCAAgagaacaaagaaagaaaagaagcacAAGTCAAGAACCAAGCACTCTTGCAGTGACGACGAAGAGGCCGATGGTCCTGTGCCACTTTCTAGATTCTTTGACAGTGTGAAGAGCTAA
- the LOC122278491 gene encoding protein FAM133-like isoform X3 has protein sequence MGKNQAYKAMQRARLGSSSAAAEEIEDGMEDEMKKGELEADKDRMMREYRAQLDAERARKLAQGKNNSSSKYNHKKDKDKELKKRSSRKRKHSRRRSSGSSSSNSSSDSSSSDEEERESSRSKSSRSRSKRTKKEKKHKSRTKHSCSDDEEADGPVPLSRFFDSVKS, from the exons ATGGGCAAAAATCAGGCTTACAAAGCTATGCAGAGAGCCCGGCTGGGCTCCAGCTCTGCTGCGGCTGAGGAGATTGAAGACGGCATG GAAGACGAAATGAAAAAGGGGGAACTGGAAGCAGATAAAGATAGAATGATGAGAGAATACAGAGCTCAACTGGATGCTGAAAGGGCACGCAAACTTGCCCAAGGAAAAAACAACTCCAGTAGTAAATATAATCACAAAAAAG ACAAggacaaagaattaaagaaaCGAAGCAGCAGAAAGAGAAAG CATTCAAGGAGGAGATCTTCTGGCTCTAGCTCCTCAAATTCATCCTCCGATTCTTCCAGTAGTGATGAAGAGGAGAGAGAATCAAGTAGATCTAAATCAAGTAGATCTAGGTCCAAgagaacaaagaaagaaaagaagcacAAGTCAAGAACCAAGCACTCTTGCAGTGACGACGAAGAGGCCGATGGTCCTGTGCCACTTTCTAGATTCTTTGACAGTGTGAAGAGCTAA
- the LOC122278491 gene encoding protein FAM133-like isoform X1, with amino-acid sequence MGKNQAYKAMQRARLGSSSAAAEEIEDGMTQVDGSFHSPEWHAARLASLKTSHTITWEEFKKKKKEDEMKKGELEADKDRMMREYRAQLDAERARKLAQGKNNSSSKYNHKKDKDKELKKRSSRKRKHSRRRSSGSSSSNSSSDSSSSDEEERESSRSKSSRSRSKRTKKEKKHKSRTKHSCSDDEEADGPVPLSRFFDSVKS; translated from the exons ATGGGCAAAAATCAGGCTTACAAAGCTATGCAGAGAGCCCGGCTGGGCTCCAGCTCTGCTGCGGCTGAGGAGATTGAAGACGGCATG ACACAGGTGGATGGTTCATTTCATTCGCCAGAGTGGCATGCTGCTCGTTTGGCCAGTCTTAAAACTTCTCACACTATCACCTGGGAAGagtttaaaaagaagaaaaag GAAGACGAAATGAAAAAGGGGGAACTGGAAGCAGATAAAGATAGAATGATGAGAGAATACAGAGCTCAACTGGATGCTGAAAGGGCACGCAAACTTGCCCAAGGAAAAAACAACTCCAGTAGTAAATATAATCACAAAAAAG ACAAggacaaagaattaaagaaaCGAAGCAGCAGAAAGAGAAAG CATTCAAGGAGGAGATCTTCTGGCTCTAGCTCCTCAAATTCATCCTCCGATTCTTCCAGTAGTGATGAAGAGGAGAGAGAATCAAGTAGATCTAAATCAAGTAGATCTAGGTCCAAgagaacaaagaaagaaaagaagcacAAGTCAAGAACCAAGCACTCTTGCAGTGACGACGAAGAGGCCGATGGTCCTGTGCCACTTTCTAGATTCTTTGACAGTGTGAAGAGCTAA